The following coding sequences are from one Pseudonocardia sp. HH130630-07 window:
- the lspA gene encoding signal peptidase II, translating into MSETPADPALRRRGTLLLAGIAGAVLALDLASKIAAVAFLEDREPIAVIDGLFWLTVLRNPGAAWSMATGYTWILTIVAVVVVGVIIRIARRLASTGWAVGLGLVLGGALGNLVDRFFRAPGPMRGHVVDMLAVFAPDGSIFPVFNLADSGIVCGGILLVLLAVRGIEIDGTRA; encoded by the coding sequence GTGAGCGAGACACCCGCCGACCCGGCGTTGCGACGGCGCGGGACGCTGCTCCTGGCCGGGATCGCCGGCGCCGTGCTGGCGCTCGACCTCGCCAGCAAGATCGCCGCCGTCGCGTTCCTGGAGGACCGCGAGCCGATCGCCGTGATCGACGGCCTCTTCTGGCTGACCGTGCTGCGCAACCCGGGCGCGGCCTGGTCGATGGCCACCGGCTACACCTGGATCCTCACGATCGTCGCGGTCGTCGTCGTCGGCGTCATCATCCGGATCGCGCGCCGGCTGGCGTCGACGGGCTGGGCGGTCGGCCTCGGCCTGGTGCTCGGCGGTGCGCTGGGCAACCTCGTCGACCGGTTCTTCCGGGCGCCCGGACCGATGCGCGGGCACGTCGTCGACATGCTCGCGGTGTTCGCCCCGGACGGCAGCATCTTCCCGGTGTTCAACCTCGCCGACTCCGGGATCGTGTGCGGCGGGATCCTGCTGGTACTGCTCGCGGTGCGCGGCATCGAGATCGACGGGACACGGGCCTGA
- a CDS encoding potassium/proton antiporter: MSLELLLGATAGVLLLGVLAVRVSVRLGLPSLLLYLGIGVLLGESVLGIQFSDAGLTETLGLAALVLILVEGGLTTRWEAVRPALGLGLLLSTLSVLVSIGVAAGLLHLLLDLEWRTALLWGAVLSSTDAAAVFSVLRGVAVPRRLAGTLELESGMNDAPVVIAVVVFASTDPIGWSTAGLVVYELAAGALIGVLLGAGGAWALRRAALPSTGLYPLAAIAVCLLAYSAGQGAHASGLLATYVAALVLGNSRLPHRSGVVSFAEGTGWIAQIGLFVMLGLYSVPERLPAAVVPALVCAAVVLLAARPLSVLAAGLPFRVPWREQAFLSWAGLRGAVPIVLALVALTEGGPQNQMLVDVVFVLVVLLTLVQGTTLPWVARLLGVVSRTETREVEVDAAPLDEVDAELLQVKVPKGSRLHGVYLRELRLPAGATVSLVVRDAEAFSPLGETRLREGDQFLVVSTRDVRDATEQRIRDVDRGGKLVRWHARDDRSS, translated from the coding sequence ATGAGTCTGGAACTGCTGCTCGGCGCCACCGCCGGTGTGTTGCTGCTCGGCGTGCTGGCCGTACGGGTGTCGGTCCGGCTGGGCCTGCCGTCGCTGCTGCTCTACCTGGGCATCGGCGTGCTGCTCGGGGAGTCCGTGCTGGGGATCCAGTTCTCCGACGCCGGTCTGACCGAGACGTTGGGGCTCGCCGCGCTCGTCCTCATCCTGGTCGAGGGCGGGCTGACCACCCGGTGGGAGGCGGTCCGGCCCGCGCTGGGGCTGGGACTGCTGCTGTCGACGCTGTCGGTCCTGGTGTCGATCGGGGTCGCCGCGGGCCTGTTGCACCTGCTGCTGGACCTGGAGTGGCGCACGGCGCTGCTCTGGGGCGCGGTGCTGTCCTCCACCGACGCCGCCGCGGTGTTCAGCGTGCTGCGCGGGGTCGCGGTACCGCGCCGGCTGGCCGGGACGCTGGAGCTCGAGTCCGGGATGAACGACGCGCCGGTGGTGATCGCCGTCGTCGTGTTCGCCTCGACGGACCCGATCGGCTGGTCCACCGCCGGGCTGGTCGTCTACGAGCTCGCCGCGGGCGCCCTGATCGGGGTGTTGCTGGGGGCGGGCGGGGCCTGGGCGCTGCGCCGGGCCGCACTGCCGTCGACCGGCCTGTACCCGCTCGCCGCGATCGCGGTGTGCCTGCTCGCCTACTCAGCCGGGCAGGGGGCGCACGCGTCGGGGCTGCTCGCGACCTACGTCGCGGCACTGGTGCTCGGCAACTCCCGGCTCCCGCACCGCAGCGGCGTCGTGTCCTTCGCCGAGGGCACCGGCTGGATCGCCCAGATCGGGCTGTTCGTGATGCTCGGCCTGTACTCGGTCCCCGAACGCCTGCCCGCGGCGGTCGTGCCGGCCCTGGTCTGTGCGGCGGTGGTGCTGCTGGCGGCGCGGCCGCTGTCGGTGCTGGCGGCCGGGCTGCCGTTCCGGGTGCCCTGGCGGGAGCAGGCCTTCCTGTCCTGGGCGGGACTGCGCGGCGCGGTGCCGATCGTGCTCGCGCTGGTCGCGCTCACCGAGGGCGGACCGCAGAACCAGATGCTGGTCGACGTCGTGTTCGTGCTGGTCGTGCTGCTCACCCTGGTGCAGGGGACGACACTGCCGTGGGTGGCGCGGCTGCTCGGTGTCGTCTCGCGGACCGAGACCCGCGAGGTCGAGGTCGACGCCGCCCCGCTGGACGAGGTCGACGCCGAGCTGCTCCAGGTGAAGGTCCCGAAGGGTTCCCGGCTGCACGGCGTCTACCTGCGGGAGCTGCGGCTGCCGGCCGGGGCGACGGTCAGCCTGGTGGTGCGGGACGCCGAGGCGTTCTCCCCGCTCGGGGAGACCCGGCTGCGCGAGGGGGACCAGTTCCTCGTCGTCAGCACCCGGGACGTGCGGGACGCGACCGAGCAGCGGATCCGCGACGTCGACCGGGGCGGCAAGCTGGTCCGCTGGCACGCCCGCGACGACCGCTCGTCATAA
- a CDS encoding class I SAM-dependent methyltransferase, which translates to MGDAAARWTVGQAARGIPEEIRRAAPADPWVHDPADLAPPHEPADSPSHRAGRALAERAAARTCAGASVLDVGCGGGTAAFGVAGPDPSPVARVVGVDRQADMLASFTAGARARGIPHGTVHGSWPDAAPDAGRHDVVLCHHVLHNVVDLVPFLAALTGAVRSDGGGVVLEMSEEHPLTWLDPLWERFHGLRRRAGGTADDVVGVLREELGTEPEVQRWDRPSRLPHGPEWVTRRLCLPADRVPEVATALRDLPPRRPGLVTLAWAS; encoded by the coding sequence GTGGGTGACGCTGCGGCACGGTGGACGGTCGGCCAGGCCGCGCGCGGCATCCCGGAGGAGATCCGGCGCGCGGCGCCGGCCGACCCGTGGGTGCACGACCCGGCCGACCTCGCCCCGCCGCACGAACCGGCCGACTCGCCGTCGCACCGTGCCGGCCGCGCGCTCGCCGAGCGCGCGGCCGCGCGGACCTGCGCCGGGGCCTCCGTGCTCGACGTCGGCTGCGGCGGGGGGACGGCCGCGTTCGGCGTGGCCGGTCCCGACCCGTCACCGGTCGCCCGGGTCGTCGGGGTCGACCGGCAGGCGGACATGCTCGCGTCCTTCACCGCCGGTGCGCGGGCCCGCGGGATCCCGCACGGCACGGTGCACGGCTCCTGGCCGGATGCCGCGCCGGACGCGGGCCGGCACGACGTGGTGCTCTGCCACCACGTGCTGCACAACGTCGTCGACCTGGTGCCGTTCCTGGCCGCACTGACCGGCGCCGTGCGGTCCGACGGCGGTGGCGTGGTCCTCGAGATGTCCGAGGAACACCCGCTGACCTGGCTCGATCCGCTCTGGGAACGGTTCCACGGTCTGCGCAGGCGGGCCGGCGGGACCGCCGACGACGTGGTCGGCGTCCTGCGCGAGGAGCTGGGGACCGAGCCCGAGGTCCAGCGGTGGGACCGGCCGTCGCGGCTCCCGCACGGACCGGAGTGGGTCACCCGCCGGCTCTGCCTGCCCGCCGACCGGGTGCCGGAGGTCGCGACCGCGCTGCGGGACCTCCCGCCACGCCGGCCCGGCCTCGTCACCCTCGCCTGGGCGAGCTGA
- the ileS gene encoding isoleucine--tRNA ligase has translation MSETTAEGTGYPDVPAHPTFPALEQDVLASWETDATFRASVEQRPAGVDGADEYVFYDGPPFANGLPHYGHLLTGYVKDVVPRYRTMRGNRVERRFGWDTHGMPAEVETENQLGIKHKSEIDEMGVAAFNEACRTSVLRYTGEWRDYVTRQARWVDFDNDYKTLDLDYMESVMWAFKSLWDKGLVYSGFRVLWYCWRCETPLSATETKMDDVYLDRQDPAVTVGLRLATPDRPETDGALALVWTTTPWTLPSNLAVAVHPGVEYVVVGANGERWLLAAARVAAYARELGEEPEVLARLTGSDLLGAAYTPPFDFFAGRENAHRVLAADYVTTEDGTGLVHIAPAFGEEDKEVTDAAGIEAVVPVDSRGEFTTEVPPYAGMQVFDANPQIIRDLKDGTSGHVHGVLLRHETYDHPYPHCWRCGNALIQRAVDSWFVEVTRFRDRMVELNQQIDWTPSHVRDGQFGKWLEGARDWGISRNRYWGSPIPVWQSDDPNHPRTDVYGSLDELERDFGVRPTDLHRPYVDELTRPNPDDPTGRSTMRRVPEVLDCWFESGSMPFAQVHYPMENADWFEHHYPGDFIVEYNGQTRGWFYTLHVLATALFDRPAFRTCVAHGIVLGDDGAKMSKSRRNYPDVNEVFERDGSDAMRWFLMSSPVLRGGNLVVTEQGIREGVRQAILPLWNTWYFLSLYAGGRRGTFRTDSPHVLDRYVLAKTADLVDGVTTAMDGYDIAGACERIREHAETLTNWYVRRSRERFWSEDEAVRRDAVDTLHTVLEVTCRVAAPLLPLTTEAIWRGLTGERSVHLTDWPGGTDPAVSRRHDGAALPHDAALVAGMDRIRQVASAALSLRKSAKIRVRQPLPGLTVAAQDADVLAPFTDLLRDEVNVRSVELTGDVAAHGRFEIAVNARVAGPRLGSDVQKCIRAVKAGEWSQEADGSVVAAGITLTDGEFTEKLVAADPEHTLALPGNAGLVVLDTTVTPELAAEGTARDVVRVVQQARRDAGLAVADRIALTLDGPAGVLDAVRAHEGFVAGEVLATAVTYTGAEGGSTGQVVGPDGAPVTLTATVVRV, from the coding sequence ATGAGCGAGACCACCGCCGAGGGGACCGGGTATCCCGACGTCCCGGCCCACCCCACCTTCCCGGCACTCGAGCAGGACGTGCTCGCGAGCTGGGAGACCGACGCCACGTTCCGGGCGTCGGTCGAGCAGCGCCCGGCGGGCGTGGACGGGGCCGACGAGTACGTCTTCTACGACGGGCCGCCGTTCGCCAACGGCCTCCCGCACTACGGCCACCTGCTGACCGGGTACGTGAAGGACGTCGTCCCGCGCTACCGCACGATGCGCGGCAACCGGGTGGAGCGCCGGTTCGGCTGGGACACCCACGGCATGCCGGCCGAGGTGGAGACCGAGAACCAGCTCGGCATCAAGCACAAGTCCGAGATCGACGAGATGGGCGTCGCCGCGTTCAACGAGGCGTGCCGCACCTCCGTGCTGCGCTACACCGGCGAGTGGCGCGACTACGTCACCCGCCAGGCCCGCTGGGTCGACTTCGACAACGACTACAAGACGCTCGACCTGGACTACATGGAGTCCGTCATGTGGGCGTTCAAGTCGTTGTGGGACAAGGGTCTCGTCTACTCCGGCTTCCGGGTCCTCTGGTACTGCTGGCGGTGCGAGACGCCGCTGAGCGCCACCGAGACCAAGATGGACGACGTCTACCTCGACCGGCAGGACCCCGCGGTGACCGTGGGGCTGCGGCTCGCGACGCCGGACCGCCCGGAGACCGACGGCGCGCTGGCCCTGGTCTGGACGACCACCCCGTGGACGCTGCCGTCGAACCTCGCCGTCGCCGTCCACCCCGGCGTGGAGTACGTCGTGGTGGGCGCGAACGGCGAGCGCTGGCTGCTCGCCGCGGCCCGCGTCGCGGCCTACGCGCGTGAGCTGGGCGAGGAGCCGGAGGTGCTGGCCCGGCTCACCGGCTCCGACCTGCTCGGCGCGGCCTACACCCCGCCGTTCGACTTCTTCGCCGGCCGGGAGAACGCCCACCGCGTCCTGGCCGCGGACTACGTCACCACCGAGGACGGCACCGGTCTGGTGCACATCGCGCCCGCCTTCGGTGAGGAGGACAAGGAGGTCACCGACGCGGCCGGCATCGAGGCCGTCGTCCCGGTCGACTCCCGCGGCGAGTTCACCACCGAGGTCCCGCCGTACGCCGGCATGCAGGTGTTCGACGCGAACCCGCAGATCATCCGCGACCTGAAGGACGGCACGTCGGGGCACGTGCACGGCGTGCTCCTGCGGCACGAGACCTACGACCACCCGTACCCGCACTGCTGGCGGTGCGGCAACGCCCTGATCCAGCGCGCGGTGGACTCGTGGTTCGTCGAGGTCACCCGGTTCCGGGACCGGATGGTCGAGCTGAACCAGCAGATCGACTGGACGCCGTCGCACGTCCGGGACGGGCAGTTCGGCAAGTGGCTGGAGGGTGCCCGGGACTGGGGCATCTCCCGCAACCGCTACTGGGGCAGCCCGATCCCGGTGTGGCAGTCCGACGACCCGAACCACCCGCGGACCGACGTCTACGGCTCGCTCGACGAGCTGGAGCGGGACTTCGGCGTCCGGCCGACCGACCTGCACCGCCCGTACGTCGACGAGCTGACCCGGCCCAACCCGGACGACCCCACCGGGCGGAGCACCATGCGCCGGGTGCCGGAGGTCCTGGACTGCTGGTTCGAGTCCGGGTCGATGCCGTTCGCCCAGGTGCACTACCCGATGGAGAACGCGGACTGGTTCGAGCACCACTACCCGGGCGACTTCATCGTCGAGTACAACGGCCAGACCCGTGGCTGGTTCTACACGCTGCACGTGCTCGCCACGGCGCTGTTCGACCGGCCGGCGTTCCGCACCTGCGTGGCGCACGGCATCGTGCTCGGCGACGACGGCGCGAAGATGTCGAAGTCGCGGCGGAACTACCCCGACGTCAACGAGGTCTTCGAGCGGGACGGCTCGGACGCCATGCGCTGGTTCCTCATGTCGAGCCCGGTGCTGCGCGGCGGGAACCTGGTCGTCACCGAGCAGGGCATCCGGGAGGGCGTCCGGCAGGCGATCCTGCCGCTGTGGAACACCTGGTACTTCCTCTCGCTCTACGCGGGTGGCCGCCGGGGGACCTTCCGCACCGACTCTCCGCACGTCCTGGACCGCTACGTGCTGGCCAAGACCGCCGACCTGGTGGACGGCGTCACCACGGCGATGGACGGCTACGACATCGCCGGGGCCTGCGAGCGGATCCGCGAGCACGCCGAGACGCTGACCAACTGGTACGTCCGCCGGTCCCGGGAACGGTTCTGGTCCGAGGACGAGGCGGTGCGCCGCGACGCGGTCGACACCCTGCACACCGTGCTGGAGGTGACCTGCCGGGTCGCGGCCCCGCTGCTGCCCCTGACCACCGAGGCCATCTGGCGCGGTCTCACCGGCGAGCGGTCGGTGCACCTCACCGACTGGCCCGGCGGGACGGACCCGGCGGTGTCGCGGCGCCACGACGGCGCGGCACTCCCGCACGACGCCGCGCTGGTGGCCGGCATGGACCGGATCCGTCAGGTCGCGAGCGCGGCACTGTCGCTGCGGAAGTCGGCGAAGATCCGGGTGCGGCAGCCGCTGCCCGGCCTCACCGTCGCCGCGCAGGACGCCGACGTGCTCGCCCCGTTCACGGACCTGCTGCGTGACGAGGTCAACGTGCGCTCGGTCGAGCTGACCGGCGACGTCGCCGCGCACGGCCGGTTCGAGATCGCGGTCAACGCCCGGGTCGCCGGCCCGCGGCTGGGCTCGGACGTGCAGAAGTGCATCCGCGCGGTCAAGGCGGGGGAGTGGAGCCAGGAGGCCGACGGGAGCGTCGTCGCCGCCGGGATCACCCTGACCGACGGCGAGTTCACCGAGAAGCTCGTCGCCGCGGACCCGGAGCACACCCTGGCGCTGCCCGGCAACGCGGGGCTGGTCGTGCTCGACACCACCGTCACCCCCGAGCTGGCGGCCGAGGGCACGGCCCGCGACGTCGTCCGGGTGGTGCAGCAGGCACGCCGGGACGCCGGGCTCGCGGTCGCCGACCGGATCGCGCTGACCCTGGACGGGCCGGCCGGGGTGCTCGACGCGGTGCGGGCGCACGAGGGGTTCGTCGCCGGTGAGGTGCTCGCGACCGCGGTCACCTACACCGGCGCCGAGGGCGGCTCTACGGGGCAGGTCGTCGGCCCGGACGGGGCACCGGTCACGCTGACGGCGACCGTCGTGCGGGTCTGA
- the wag31 gene encoding DivIVA-like cell division protein Wag31: MPLTPADVHNVAFSKPPIGKRGYNEDEVDAFLDLVEAELARLIGENDDLRDQVAQLEQRLGDAEADLEEARSQPAPAQTQALQASPSPMGRGVGAPAPQLAGAVAAADADGGDHHVQAAKVLGLAQEMADRLTAEAKNEADTMLSDARTKSEQLLSDARTKADGLVNDARSRAETMLNDARTRAETLERQSRDKAAGLVSEAERKQNEIMGAIQRDKSVLEKKIDELRTFEREYRTRLKTYLESQLRDLEGRGSAAPSDGSGGGTRLSSNGGYAASGYGQRADTGS, from the coding sequence ATGCCGCTGACGCCCGCCGACGTGCACAACGTCGCGTTCAGCAAACCCCCGATCGGGAAACGGGGGTACAACGAGGACGAGGTCGACGCCTTCCTCGATCTGGTCGAGGCCGAGCTGGCCCGCCTGATCGGCGAGAACGACGACCTCCGCGACCAGGTCGCGCAGCTGGAGCAGCGCCTCGGCGATGCCGAGGCCGACCTGGAGGAGGCCCGTAGCCAGCCGGCTCCGGCCCAGACCCAGGCGCTGCAGGCCTCGCCGTCGCCGATGGGCCGTGGCGTGGGTGCTCCCGCGCCGCAGCTGGCCGGTGCCGTGGCCGCCGCCGACGCCGACGGTGGCGACCACCACGTGCAGGCCGCCAAGGTCCTGGGCCTCGCCCAGGAGATGGCCGACCGGCTGACCGCGGAGGCCAAGAACGAGGCCGACACGATGCTGTCGGACGCCCGGACCAAGTCCGAGCAGCTGCTCTCCGACGCCCGGACGAAGGCCGACGGCCTGGTCAACGACGCGCGTTCGCGTGCCGAGACCATGCTGAACGACGCCAGGACCCGGGCCGAGACGCTCGAGCGCCAGTCCCGGGACAAGGCCGCCGGCCTGGTCAGCGAGGCCGAGCGCAAGCAGAACGAGATCATGGGCGCGATCCAGCGCGACAAGTCCGTGCTCGAGAAGAAGATCGACGAGCTGCGGACCTTCGAGCGGGAGTACCGCACCAGGCTCAAGACCTACCTGGAGTCGCAGCTCCGTGACCTGGAAGGTCGTGGGTCGGCCGCTCCGTCGGACGGCTCCGGTGGTGGCACCCGGTTGAGTTCGAACGGTGGCTACGCCGCGTCCGGGTACGGCCAGCGGGCCGACACCGGGAGCTGA
- a CDS encoding YggT family protein, with protein sequence MSTAIGFLVYYVLFFFWLLLAARIVVEMVRSFARQWRPAGAPAVALEVVFTVTDPPVKLLRRVIPVVRIGGVGLDLSIMVLVLAVFIVMSIARSQLLG encoded by the coding sequence GTGTCCACCGCGATCGGCTTCCTCGTCTACTACGTCCTGTTCTTCTTCTGGCTGCTGCTCGCGGCCCGGATCGTCGTCGAGATGGTCCGGTCGTTCGCGCGCCAGTGGCGACCCGCCGGGGCCCCCGCGGTGGCGCTCGAGGTCGTCTTCACCGTGACTGACCCTCCGGTCAAGTTGTTGCGGAGAGTAATTCCTGTGGTCCGTATCGGAGGCGTCGGACTGGACCTGTCGATTATGGTGCTGGTGCTGGCGGTGTTCATCGTGATGAGCATCGCCAGATCACAGCTCCTGGGATGA
- a CDS encoding cell division protein SepF, whose translation MSAMYRLKAYFGMVPADEMDYVDEPDHYRGGHEQHAGPRGDRWSSGGGRFADPDGYDDDRYEGSGSYQDGWGARATREPLRAPRAVRHDPRGERDAGPLPSPIGGGAGAAVRGALAMDPDALRGPAREDRREERPAPLAAAPAPSTVPEQRDRTAAGPASITTLHPRSYNEARTIGERYRDGVPVIMNLTDLDGAAAKRLVDFAAGLAFALRGSIDKVTDRVFLLTPADVDVSADDARRLAERGAFRQD comes from the coding sequence ATGAGCGCGATGTACCGGCTGAAGGCGTACTTCGGCATGGTCCCGGCCGATGAGATGGACTACGTGGACGAGCCGGACCACTACCGGGGCGGCCACGAGCAGCACGCCGGCCCGCGTGGCGACCGTTGGTCCTCCGGGGGAGGGCGGTTCGCCGACCCGGACGGCTACGACGACGACCGGTACGAGGGCTCCGGGAGCTACCAGGACGGATGGGGCGCCCGTGCGACACGGGAACCGCTCCGTGCGCCGCGCGCCGTGCGGCACGATCCTCGCGGTGAGCGGGACGCCGGTCCGCTGCCCAGCCCGATCGGTGGTGGCGCGGGAGCGGCCGTCCGCGGGGCGCTCGCGATGGACCCGGACGCCCTGCGCGGCCCGGCCCGGGAGGACCGGCGCGAGGAGCGACCGGCCCCGCTGGCGGCCGCCCCGGCGCCGTCGACGGTGCCGGAGCAGCGCGACCGCACGGCCGCCGGACCGGCGTCGATCACGACGCTGCACCCCCGCAGCTACAACGAGGCCCGCACGATCGGCGAGCGGTACCGGGACGGCGTGCCGGTCATCATGAACCTCACCGACCTCGACGGTGCCGCCGCGAAACGCCTGGTGGACTTCGCCGCCGGGCTGGCCTTCGCGCTGCGCGGCTCGATCGACAAGGTCACCGACCGGGTGTTCCTTCTCACCCCCGCCGACGTGGACGTCTCCGCGGACGACGCGCGGAGGCTCGCCGAGCGCGGAGCTTTCCGACAGGATTGA
- a CDS encoding YggS family pyridoxal phosphate-dependent enzyme, whose translation MPDVNPPDRTAELAERLGTVRGRLDAACRAAGRDPAEVALLAVTKTVPAVDVADLVDLGLTAFAENRAQEAAAKAAEVARLRPDAALHWHFVGGLQRNKVRAVLPWVTRIESVDSERLARAIDKEVARSRDRGERDGPLPVLVQYSVDGDPERGGVPDSGLDELTDLVAGLAGLELAGLMAVAPLDRSPDAAFAAIAGAARRTRERHPGATVLSAGMSGDLEAAVDHGSTAVRVGTALVGERRITSE comes from the coding sequence GTGCCCGACGTCAATCCGCCCGACCGCACCGCCGAACTAGCCGAACGGTTGGGTACCGTTCGGGGCCGCCTCGACGCGGCCTGCCGGGCCGCGGGCCGCGACCCGGCGGAGGTCGCACTACTGGCGGTCACCAAGACCGTGCCCGCCGTCGACGTCGCCGATCTGGTCGACCTGGGTCTGACCGCGTTCGCCGAGAACCGGGCGCAGGAGGCGGCGGCGAAGGCCGCCGAGGTCGCCCGGCTCCGGCCGGACGCGGCCCTGCACTGGCACTTCGTGGGTGGCCTGCAGCGCAACAAGGTGCGCGCGGTGCTCCCGTGGGTGACGCGGATCGAGTCCGTCGACTCCGAGCGGCTGGCCAGGGCGATCGACAAGGAGGTCGCGAGGAGCCGGGACCGCGGCGAGCGGGACGGGCCGCTCCCGGTGCTCGTCCAGTACAGCGTGGACGGTGACCCCGAGCGCGGCGGTGTGCCCGACTCCGGGCTCGACGAGCTGACCGACCTGGTCGCGGGGCTGGCGGGGCTGGAACTGGCCGGCCTGATGGCCGTCGCACCGCTGGACCGGTCGCCGGACGCGGCGTTCGCCGCGATCGCCGGAGCGGCCCGGAGGACCCGCGAACGGCACCCCGGGGCGACCGTGCTGTCGGCCGGGATGAGCGGAGATCTCGAGGCCGCGGTCGATCACGGATCGACCGCGGTGCGTGTCGGTACGGCTCTTGTGGGGGAGCGACGGATAACCTCCGAGTAA
- the pgeF gene encoding peptidoglycan editing factor PgeF — MTTRAGGRSAGPFTSFNLSRGVGDDPGAVTANRARIVRELGLSGLVFLTQVHGTGVAVLREPPRARPGTGGVAADVPDTDAVVTDVPLLGIAVLAADCVPVLLGDPVAGVVGAAHAGRVGAASGVLDAVVGEMAALGAEPGRLEVLLGPAVCGRCYEVPAAMRAEVEAVLPGSASTTRTGTAGLDLRAGLTRRLAALGVTKVGTDPRCTIEDPDLFSHRREGRCGRQAAITWLDPRGARDGAAGAAR, encoded by the coding sequence ATGACGACCCGCGCCGGTGGCCGGTCCGCCGGGCCGTTCACCAGTTTCAACCTCTCCCGCGGCGTCGGTGACGACCCGGGTGCGGTCACCGCGAACCGGGCCCGGATCGTGCGCGAGCTCGGGCTCTCGGGCCTGGTGTTCCTCACCCAGGTTCACGGCACCGGGGTCGCGGTGCTCCGCGAACCACCCCGGGCCCGCCCCGGTACCGGCGGGGTGGCCGCGGACGTCCCGGACACCGACGCGGTCGTCACCGACGTCCCGCTGCTGGGTATCGCCGTGCTCGCCGCGGACTGCGTCCCGGTGCTGCTGGGCGACCCTGTGGCCGGTGTCGTCGGTGCCGCGCACGCCGGTCGGGTCGGTGCCGCGTCCGGTGTCCTGGACGCCGTCGTCGGGGAGATGGCCGCGCTCGGTGCGGAGCCCGGGCGGCTGGAGGTGCTGCTCGGCCCGGCCGTCTGCGGCCGCTGCTACGAGGTGCCCGCCGCGATGCGCGCCGAGGTCGAGGCCGTCCTGCCGGGCAGTGCGTCGACCACCCGTACCGGCACGGCCGGGCTCGACCTGCGGGCCGGGCTCACCCGGCGGCTGGCCGCGCTCGGTGTGACGAAGGTCGGCACCGACCCGCGCTGCACGATCGAGGACCCGGACCTGTTCAGCCACCGCCGGGAGGGGCGGTGCGGGCGGCAGGCCGCGATCACCTGGCTCGATCCCCGGGGTGCTCGCGACGGCGCCGCCGGCGCGGCACGATGA